In Phlebotomus papatasi isolate M1 chromosome 1, Ppap_2.1, whole genome shotgun sequence, the following proteins share a genomic window:
- the LOC129807183 gene encoding polycomb protein Scm, producing MSNDNSETSSSTNRSSPTTAPTNKSRGPGRPSKKLQNLTPCTWCAETKIPLKYVLPTQNGKKEFCSEVCITEFRKAYSKGACIQCDNVIRDNAPHRDFCSTFCMNKHSKKLASANGGSVNSSSSQSTHSNNNNIENLNDSNGNHDGRSSPIVQSGPFQFEQLNVFHWDEYLKRTGSVAAPPECFKQAPSPPVNDFKMGMKLEALDPRNVTSTCIATVVGVLGARLRLRLDGSDNKNDFWRLVDSDEIHPIGHCEKNGGMLQPPLGFRMNASSWPTFLCKTLNGATTAPEEIFQRDPRTPRSNLFKVGQKLEAVDKKNPQLICCATVDAVKDDQIHVTFDGWRGAFDYWCRYDSRDIFPVGWCAKSCHPIQPPGQKSKFDSAANNKYATKRNTLGYTADSDTLTPTKPVTVHFHTRCKGGPFINSSRLPSMVTAPSHSTLAKLCLQEILAASTNTSQMSQLLFALEGEVHIVTAAGKNFTVKIPSHLRKKGNTAMAEFLETLCSTAKSCSNLITLEPGPDHCSNCAQPPKRTSETESIAPGPMSPKRKRVAEQETATSTTTNDSPIPSSSTGTSSSPCTVVNPQNPLGSPQMPTSSPSEWTIEEVIDYIAITDPALAIHADLFRKHEIDGKALLLLNSDMMMKYMGLKLGPALKICNLVTRVKGRRPLSFKE from the exons ATGTCGAATGACAACAGTGAGACAAGTTCATCAACAAATCGCAGTAGTCCAACCACCGCTCCAACCAACAAGAGTCGCGGTCCGGGAAGACCATCCAAGAAACTGCAAAATTTAACTCCATGCACATGGTGTGCTGAGACAAAGATACCCCTCAAATACGTGCTGCCCACGCAAAATGGCAAGAAGGAATTCTGCTCGGAAGTTTGTATTACGGAGTTCCGGAAGGCATACAGCAAGGGTGCTTGCATCCAATGTGACAATGTGATCAGGGACAATGCACCTCATAGGGACTTCTGTTCCACCTTCTGCATGAATAAGCATTCGAAAAAACTGGCATCAGCCAATGGAGGTTCCGTCAACAGCAGCTCCAGTCAATCAACACATAGCAATAACAACAATATTGAGAACCTCAACGACAGCAACGGTAATCACGATGGCCGGTCCAGTCCAATAGTACAGTCGGGTCCGTTCCAGTTTGAACAATTGAACGTATTCCACTGGGATGAATACCTAAAG AGAACAGGCAGTGTAGCTGCTCCTCCGGAATGCTTCAAACAAGCCCCTAGTCCTCCGGTCAATGACTTCAAGATGGGCATGAAGCTAGAGGCTCTGGATCCCCGTAATGTCACATCCACCTGCATAGCAACAGTTGTGGGCGTTTTGGGGGCACGTTTACGCCTCCGTTTGGATGGCAGTGATAACAAAAATGACTTTTGGCGTCTTGTGGACTCAGATGAAATCCATCCCATTGGTCATTGTGAGAAAAATGGTGGAATGCTGCAGCCTCCGCTGGGTTTTCGTATGAATGCCAGCAGTTGGCCAACATTTCTCTGTAAGACCCTAAATGGAGCCACAACAGCGCCCGAGGAGATTTTTCAGCGTGATCCACGCACCCCGCGTAGTAATCTCTTCAAAGTGGGCCAGAAACTTGAGGCCGTAGATAAGAAGAATCCCCAGCTCATCTGTTGCGCCACTGTGGATGCAGTCAAAGATGATCAGATACATGTGACCTTCGATGGATGGCGAGGAGCTTTTGACTATTGGTGTCGATATGATTCACGGGATATTTTCCCAGTGGGCTGGTGCGCCAAGAGTTGTCATCCCATTCAACCGCCAGGGCAGAAGAGTAAATTTGATTCAGCAGCCAACAATAAGTACGCCACCAAGCGCAACACTTTAGGCTACACCGCCGATTCTGATACTTTGACGCCCACAAAGCCCGTTACGGTGCATTTTCACACACGATGCAAGGGTGGACCCTTCATCAATAGCTCACGCTTGCCATCAATGGTCACAGCTCCAAGTCACTCGACCCTTGCCAAGCTATGCCTTCAGGAAATTCTCGCCGCCAGCACCAACACATCCCAGATGTCCCAGTTACTGTTTGCCCTCGAAGGTGAGGTGCACATTGTTACGGCGGCAGGGAAGAATTTTACTGTGAAGATACCCAGTCACTTGCGCAAGAAAGGCAATACGGCCATGGCAGAGTTCCTTGAGACTCTCTGCAGTACAGCCAAGAGCTGTAGCAATTTAATAACACTGGAACCAGGACCAGATCACTGTTCCAACTGTGCTCAGCCACCCAAGAGAACGTCAGAGACGGAGAGTATAGCACCAGGTCCGATGAGTCCCAAGAGGAAGCGTGTTGCAGAACAAGAAACCGCCACCTCAACCACTACAAATGACTCACCGATTCCATCCTCCTCAACAG gaACATCGTCGTCGCCTTGTACAGTTGTCAATCCACAAAATCCTTTGGGGAGTCCTCAAATGCCCACATCTTCACCTAGTGAGTGGACAATTGAGGAAGTCATTGATTATATTGCCATTACAGATCCAGCTCTAGCCATTCATGCAGATCTCTTTAGGAAACAC GAGATTGATGGAAAGGCGCTACTTCTACTAAATTCCGACATGATGATGAAGTACATGGGATTGAAGTTAGGACCagctttaaaaatatgtaatttggTGACACGAGTCAAGGGTCGACGACCGCTAAGTTTCAAGGAATAA
- the LOC129807232 gene encoding diuretic hormone 44 isoform X2, which produces MKATLWLCTLVTTMLCLTQSIRGSPVATFQYSDESRGNELLQDKFEVPKRGHASLSIVNPLDVLRKRLLLEIARRQMRENNRQIEINRAILKTIGKKRAEVPPDYVYEHQMDFDANSNPSKKVILSRIDNDIPMMYNEYRSQKDSLF; this is translated from the exons ATGAAAGCCACGCTGTGGCTCTGCACTTTGGTAACAACAATGCTTTGCCTCACCCAGAGTATTCGCGGTTCTCCAGTTGCAACTTTTCAATATAGCGACGAGTCACGAGGGAATGAGCTTCTGCAG GATAAATTTGAGGTACCAAAACGAGGTCATGCATCTCTTTCAATAGTGAATCCATTGGATGTTCTAAGGAAGAGGCTACTGCTTGAGATTGCCAGAAGACAGATGAGAGAAAACAACAGACAG ATTGAGATAAATAGGGCAATCTTGAAGACGATTGGTAAAAAGCGTGCAGAAGTGCCGCCGGATTATGTGTATGAGCACCAAATGGATTTCGACGCCAATTCGAACCCCTCGAAGAAAGTCATCCTCAGTCGAATTGATAACGATATTCCAATGATGTACAATGAGTACAGAAGTCAAAAAGATAGTTTATTTTAG